The following proteins are co-located in the Salinigranum halophilum genome:
- a CDS encoding N-acyl homoserine lactonase family protein, with protein MHIHAVRTGTVRLKRRYVTARWRRRPLRFLDVLADRTWTAPLPVYAWVVDHPAGPIVVDTGATVACYDGGRGGWLSTRVARRTEWFDVAPEEEVGPQLRALGIDPSDVRWVVLTRLAPDHADGVPYFRNADVVVSRREWDSVGAPDVWPSWVRRRLVDYDGSFESFPESHALAEGVVLVATPGATPGHQSVICHNDECAAFLAGDATFTQAQLLTGAVAGGVADYDAAARSIERIRAFATGTPTVYLPSHDPDAPHRLRRRETVPLAHAERAGDAPLT; from the coding sequence ATGCACATCCACGCGGTTCGGACGGGGACGGTCCGATTGAAACGCCGATACGTCACCGCACGGTGGCGGCGGCGACCGCTTCGGTTCCTCGACGTTCTCGCCGACCGCACGTGGACCGCGCCGCTCCCGGTGTACGCGTGGGTGGTCGACCATCCAGCGGGCCCCATCGTCGTCGACACGGGGGCGACCGTCGCCTGCTACGACGGTGGGCGGGGCGGCTGGCTCTCCACACGGGTCGCGCGCCGGACCGAGTGGTTCGACGTCGCCCCCGAGGAGGAGGTGGGCCCCCAGCTCCGTGCGCTCGGTATCGACCCGAGCGACGTCCGCTGGGTGGTGCTGACCCGGCTCGCCCCCGACCACGCCGACGGCGTCCCCTACTTCCGGAACGCGGACGTCGTCGTCTCGCGACGGGAGTGGGACTCGGTCGGCGCTCCGGACGTGTGGCCGTCGTGGGTCCGTCGTCGACTCGTCGACTACGACGGCTCGTTCGAGTCGTTCCCCGAGAGTCACGCCCTCGCGGAGGGGGTCGTCCTCGTCGCGACGCCGGGGGCGACGCCCGGACACCAGTCCGTCATCTGCCACAACGACGAGTGCGCCGCGTTCCTCGCCGGCGATGCGACGTTCACGCAGGCACAGCTCCTGACGGGTGCGGTCGCCGGCGGTGTCGCCGACTACGACGCGGCGGCGAGGAGCATCGAACGCATCCGGGCGTTCGCGACCGGGACGCCGACGGTCTATCTCCCGTCGCACGACCCCGACGCCCCCCACCGACTCCGCCGGCGCGAGACGGTCCCGCTCGCGCACGCCGAACGGGCAGGGGACGCGCCACTGACCTGA
- a CDS encoding DEAD/DEAH box helicase produces the protein MDDLIEWLRSRPSYQGQIRDHRRVPGRDPSVSDVDLEPRLASALSKEGIDGLYDHQARAIEAVRDGKNVVLATQTASGKSLAYTVPAFERAMDHGGRTLYLGPQNALVADQTETLTDLAHGLGFGSRVSVDQYTGRLSKAEKRDVRDAMPTFLLSNPDMVHYALLPHAGRLWEWFFSSLELVVVDEVHQYRGVFGSHVALVLRRLARACERFDADPQFVCCSATIGNPVEHAARVTGQAEETYELVDTDASGTGPRHWLFWNPPEYEDGEGSGRRRSSRDESTSSTGRRRRSSHVETKNLLVDLVATGYQTLAFTRARQTAERYATETASALRERGEHDLAGKVAAYQAALTHDRRRQLEAALHAGDLRGVWSTNALEVGVDVGGLDAVLLDGYPGTRMSTHQRAGRAGRGDDPALVVLVGGEDQLDQYLMNSPEDFFDGDPERAVTDPENDYLLPGHVASAAAESWLSPADEAVFGESFPDVVARLTEEGRLERRQTPDGMRWIHSGSESPQHEMSLRTISDREVDLLDARSNEVVASLAFDDALRDAHPGAIYHHQGTTYEVSKLDLDRDVATLERTWADYYTRVRHDKQVTVERDRTSKPLTARPDVDVVFADITMRKQITGYERRDARQGTTLGQEALDLPETTLRTKALYFTVPLDVEAEMREIGGETGFNGGIHAAEHGMISLFPLHLLCDRADIGGLSTPYHPHTDRSTVFIYDGHPGGVGLTESGYESVEELMTRTARLIDGCGCHDGCPACVQSPHCGNANEPLAKEPAVRLLESLTGDD, from the coding sequence GTGGACGACCTCATCGAGTGGCTCCGTAGCCGACCCTCGTACCAGGGCCAGATTCGCGACCACCGTCGGGTCCCCGGCCGCGACCCCTCCGTTTCGGACGTCGACCTCGAACCGCGACTGGCGTCGGCGCTCTCGAAGGAAGGCATCGACGGGTTGTACGACCACCAGGCGCGGGCCATCGAGGCCGTCCGCGACGGGAAGAACGTCGTGCTCGCCACCCAGACGGCCTCGGGGAAGAGCCTCGCGTACACCGTCCCGGCGTTCGAGCGCGCCATGGACCACGGCGGCCGCACACTGTATCTCGGGCCACAGAACGCGCTCGTCGCCGACCAGACCGAGACGCTCACGGACCTCGCACACGGGCTGGGGTTCGGCTCGCGCGTCTCGGTCGACCAGTACACCGGACGGCTCTCCAAGGCCGAAAAGCGGGACGTGCGCGACGCGATGCCAACGTTCTTGCTCTCGAACCCCGACATGGTCCACTACGCCCTCCTCCCCCACGCGGGGCGACTCTGGGAGTGGTTCTTCTCCTCGCTCGAACTGGTCGTCGTCGACGAGGTCCACCAGTACCGCGGCGTCTTCGGGAGTCACGTCGCGCTCGTCCTCCGACGCCTCGCTCGCGCCTGCGAGCGGTTCGACGCCGACCCGCAGTTCGTCTGCTGTTCGGCGACCATCGGCAACCCCGTCGAACACGCCGCGCGGGTGACCGGCCAGGCCGAAGAGACGTACGAACTCGTCGACACCGACGCCTCGGGGACCGGACCGCGCCACTGGCTGTTCTGGAACCCCCCCGAGTACGAGGACGGGGAGGGGAGCGGTCGACGGCGGTCGAGCCGCGACGAGTCGACCTCGTCGACGGGACGTCGACGGCGGTCGTCGCACGTCGAGACGAAGAACCTCCTCGTCGACCTCGTCGCGACGGGGTACCAGACGCTCGCGTTCACCCGGGCGCGACAGACCGCCGAACGCTACGCGACGGAGACCGCCTCAGCCCTCCGAGAGCGGGGTGAACACGACCTCGCGGGGAAGGTGGCGGCGTATCAGGCCGCACTCACTCACGACCGCCGTCGACAGCTGGAGGCGGCCCTCCACGCCGGGGACCTCCGGGGCGTCTGGTCGACGAACGCTCTCGAAGTGGGCGTCGACGTCGGCGGGCTCGACGCGGTGTTGCTCGACGGCTACCCCGGAACCCGGATGTCGACCCACCAGCGCGCGGGGCGGGCAGGCCGCGGTGACGACCCCGCGCTCGTCGTCCTCGTCGGCGGGGAGGACCAGCTCGACCAGTACCTCATGAACTCCCCGGAGGACTTCTTCGACGGCGACCCCGAGCGGGCCGTGACCGACCCCGAGAACGACTATCTCCTCCCGGGACACGTCGCCAGCGCCGCCGCCGAGAGCTGGCTCTCGCCCGCTGACGAAGCGGTGTTCGGCGAGTCGTTCCCGGACGTCGTCGCTCGACTGACGGAGGAGGGACGGCTGGAGCGTAGACAGACGCCCGACGGGATGCGGTGGATTCACTCGGGGAGCGAAAGCCCCCAACACGAGATGAGCCTCCGGACCATCTCCGACCGCGAGGTCGATCTGTTGGACGCGCGCTCGAACGAGGTTGTCGCTTCGCTCGCGTTCGACGACGCGCTCCGCGACGCGCATCCGGGAGCTATCTACCACCATCAGGGGACGACGTACGAGGTTTCGAAGCTCGACCTCGACCGGGACGTCGCCACCCTCGAACGGACGTGGGCGGACTACTACACCCGTGTCCGACACGACAAACAGGTGACCGTCGAGCGCGACCGCACGTCGAAGCCGCTCACGGCACGTCCCGACGTCGACGTGGTGTTCGCCGACATCACGATGCGGAAGCAGATTACGGGGTACGAACGGCGCGATGCCCGCCAGGGGACGACCCTCGGCCAGGAGGCGCTCGACCTGCCCGAGACGACGCTCCGGACGAAGGCGCTGTACTTTACCGTCCCGCTCGACGTCGAAGCGGAGATGCGCGAAATCGGCGGTGAGACGGGGTTCAACGGCGGTATCCACGCCGCCGAACACGGGATGATATCGCTCTTCCCGCTCCACTTGCTCTGTGACCGCGCGGACATCGGGGGGCTGTCGACGCCGTACCACCCACACACCGACCGCTCGACGGTCTTCATCTACGACGGGCACCCCGGAGGGGTCGGTCTGACCGAGAGCGGCTACGAGTCGGTGGAGGAACTCATGACGCGGACGGCTCGGCTCATCGACGGCTGTGGCTGTCACGACGGCTGTCCGGCCTGCGTCCAGTCGCCACACTGTGGGAACGCGAACGAACCGCTCGCGAAGGAGCCGGCGGTGCGGTTACTCGAGTCGCTGACCGGCGACGACTGA
- a CDS encoding extracellular solute-binding protein, with product MSDDSNPGRSRRQFLAVASAVGVASVAGCGGQGGGNEDGTATESTGGDGGGGGGGGGGGDAAVGQIGSGRSPFGDRQLSGGVSMREMPELSGELTLYSGRGEALVGELISYIEELYPDFTVRPRYNSASDLVNQIQTEGGNSPADVFFSVNAGALGALKDAGRTVELPQEVLDLVRAEFHDPDGQWVGTSGRARTIPYNTDSLSDADVPDDIFAFPETEALRDSIGWAPTYSSFQAFITAMRVLNGEEETRAWLEGMQELGVQEFSDEFLVSQAVADGEINAGFANHYYIQRVLAGRPNAPISTAFTEGDAGAIFNVAGALVMDTAEDRTLASNFVRHLLSAEAQDYFARTTFEYPLVSGVDPIGELPSIDELNPPQGLDLTQLSDLEGTVRLLRDVGVL from the coding sequence ATGAGCGACGATTCGAACCCAGGTCGAAGTCGACGTCAGTTCCTCGCAGTCGCCTCGGCCGTCGGCGTTGCGTCGGTCGCGGGGTGTGGCGGACAGGGCGGCGGTAATGAAGACGGCACCGCGACCGAGAGTACCGGCGGTGACGGTGGTGGCGGTGGCGGCGGCGGCGGCGGTGGTGATGCCGCCGTCGGACAGATCGGGTCCGGCCGCTCCCCGTTCGGCGACCGTCAGCTCTCCGGCGGCGTCTCGATGCGCGAGATGCCGGAGCTCTCCGGCGAACTCACCCTCTACTCCGGCCGCGGCGAAGCGCTCGTCGGCGAACTCATCAGCTACATCGAGGAGCTCTACCCCGACTTCACGGTCCGTCCCCGGTACAACTCGGCCTCGGACCTGGTGAACCAGATTCAGACCGAGGGGGGCAACTCCCCCGCGGACGTCTTCTTCTCGGTGAACGCCGGGGCGCTCGGCGCGCTGAAGGACGCCGGTCGGACGGTCGAACTCCCGCAGGAAGTGCTCGACTTAGTCCGCGCGGAGTTCCACGACCCCGACGGCCAGTGGGTCGGCACCTCGGGTCGTGCGCGGACCATCCCGTACAACACCGACAGTCTCTCCGACGCGGACGTCCCCGACGACATCTTCGCGTTCCCCGAGACGGAGGCGCTCCGCGACTCCATCGGCTGGGCGCCGACGTACTCGTCGTTCCAGGCGTTCATCACGGCGATGCGCGTCCTCAACGGCGAGGAAGAGACGCGCGCGTGGCTCGAAGGGATGCAAGAACTCGGCGTCCAGGAGTTCTCCGACGAGTTCCTCGTCTCGCAAGCGGTCGCCGACGGGGAGATAAACGCCGGCTTCGCGAACCACTACTACATCCAGCGGGTCCTCGCGGGGCGACCGAACGCCCCCATCTCGACGGCGTTCACCGAGGGCGACGCCGGTGCCATCTTCAACGTCGCCGGCGCGCTCGTCATGGACACCGCCGAGGACCGGACGCTGGCGTCGAACTTCGTTCGGCACCTCCTTTCGGCTGAAGCCCAGGACTACTTCGCACGGACGACGTTCGAGTACCCGCTCGTCTCCGGGGTCGACCCCATCGGGGAGCTACCGAGTATCGACGAATTGAACCCACCCCAGGGGTTAGACCTGACACAACTCTCGGACCTCGAAGGGACCGTCCGACTGCTCCGGGACGTCGGGGTGCTGTAA
- a CDS encoding ABC transporter ATP-binding protein yields MSDSVLSNRDGRTEPGSNSTTASDAQTPVLALEDLSKRFGSEPVIDDLSLSVTEGEILTLLGPSGCGKTTTLRLIAGLERPDSGVIRLNGDPVSGDGSFVAPEERGVGVVFQEFALFPHLTAAENVAFGLQDLSADETDRRVDDLLDLVGLEAQADSYPDELSGGQQQRVALARSLAPEPEILLLDEPFSNLDVDLRVAMREEVRDIIKAAGVTAISVTHDQEEAMSISDRVAVVNDGQIEQIGEPESVFQHPKSRFVAGFLGYASFIPGRVVGDIVETDVGSVPRAQIHGLAPEYDDTCIDILVRPDDVRADPVSVATDGNGDGDDGIVGNAEVKAKRYLGPTILYEVALDDGSRVQCMHNHDEQVPLDSRVDLTLQADHELAWFPCEQRPAIENREDQLRHGADD; encoded by the coding sequence ATGTCAGATAGTGTACTCTCAAACCGTGACGGACGGACGGAACCGGGTTCGAACTCGACCACCGCGTCGGACGCGCAGACGCCGGTGCTGGCGCTCGAAGACCTCTCGAAACGCTTCGGCTCTGAGCCCGTCATCGACGACCTCTCGCTGTCGGTCACCGAGGGCGAGATACTCACGCTGCTCGGCCCCTCAGGCTGTGGCAAGACCACGACCCTGCGGCTCATCGCGGGGCTCGAGCGTCCCGACAGCGGCGTCATCCGACTCAACGGCGACCCCGTCTCGGGTGACGGCTCGTTCGTCGCGCCCGAAGAGCGCGGCGTCGGCGTCGTCTTCCAGGAGTTCGCGCTCTTTCCCCACCTCACGGCCGCCGAGAACGTCGCCTTCGGTCTTCAGGACCTCTCAGCGGACGAGACGGACCGGCGCGTCGATGACCTGCTCGACCTCGTCGGCCTCGAGGCGCAGGCCGACTCGTACCCGGACGAACTGTCCGGCGGACAGCAACAGCGGGTCGCGCTCGCGCGGTCGCTCGCGCCCGAACCCGAGATTCTCCTCCTCGACGAACCGTTCTCGAACCTCGACGTCGACCTCCGCGTGGCGATGCGCGAGGAGGTCCGCGACATCATCAAGGCGGCCGGCGTCACCGCCATCTCCGTGACCCACGACCAGGAGGAGGCGATGAGCATCTCCGACAGAGTCGCCGTCGTCAACGACGGCCAAATCGAACAGATCGGCGAACCCGAGAGCGTGTTCCAGCACCCGAAGTCGCGGTTCGTCGCCGGCTTCCTGGGCTACGCGTCGTTCATCCCGGGCCGCGTGGTGGGCGACATCGTCGAGACCGACGTGGGGTCGGTCCCGCGCGCACAGATTCACGGCCTCGCGCCCGAGTACGACGACACCTGCATCGACATCCTCGTCCGACCCGACGACGTGCGCGCGGACCCGGTCTCGGTCGCGACCGACGGGAACGGGGACGGGGACGACGGCATCGTCGGCAACGCCGAGGTGAAGGCCAAACGCTACCTCGGCCCGACCATCCTCTACGAGGTGGCGCTCGACGACGGCTCGCGGGTCCAGTGCATGCACAACCACGACGAACAGGTCCCGCTCGACTCGCGCGTCGACCTGACGCTCCAGGCGGACCACGAACTCGCGTGGTTCCCCTGCGAACAGCGTCCGGCCATCGAGAACCGCGAGGACCAACTCCGCCACGGCGCAGACGACTGA
- a CDS encoding DUF7846 domain-containing protein, whose product MASTLVRRSRRWLSRRSFHPLDALAVVVALAVGAVVLWVSMDLFAYHSVNDDEGVYLLQAAMLLEGKMFLTPPADIADLVRPWFFVEESTSAGPQLYPKYAPVPAAMFAVGMLLGEPRLTLGAVAAGSSLLLYVLGRDVADRTTGLVAVCLLATAPLFVLSSSVFLPYAPTTFWNLAFAVAYLRAVRRDSRRYAVAAGVAVGVAFFARPYTAVVFAAPFIAHTLWRLWRGVQSGRMRRRIELATAISVPGLCFVALTLAYNVVVTGSATTFPYQAFAPRDGLGFGEREILGYTEQYTPALGVEAAVEALSLFVTAFAPLGVLGVVLAAAGVSVALREAWVDQEESLVVFGLVPAVVLGNVYFWGTLNGLRNGLIDLLGPFYHFDLLVPVSLFGAVGLVTLARRVRAAVSARLSPGRARLVLVLCLVCAAPVVASAERAALSEPWAENRQRTENLGATYEPFHDETFDDALVYTPDPYGDWQQHPFQYLRNDPGFDGSSLYVLDEGPDADVRALDATTRTPYRFTYRGEWTGAVTPVEPELTRLRVLEGERVSATSRFGAPDGATSASIRLETESDVARYRVDSADGHVSVAWDLSAQGASVTNHPQAAGPTRVDLPSGASEVDLVVRFATVGGASVTYRQEATVSAEDGRIRVLWPPETRVCRLRPECGTEGTWVGPDGEYLSGVSVETAARVATTDS is encoded by the coding sequence GTGGCTTCGACGCTCGTCCGACGGAGCCGTCGGTGGCTCTCTCGGCGTTCGTTCCACCCCCTCGACGCGCTCGCCGTCGTCGTCGCGCTGGCGGTCGGCGCGGTCGTCCTGTGGGTCTCGATGGACCTCTTCGCGTACCACTCGGTGAACGACGACGAGGGCGTCTACCTCCTGCAGGCGGCGATGCTCCTCGAGGGGAAGATGTTCTTGACACCACCGGCCGATATCGCCGACCTCGTCCGCCCGTGGTTCTTCGTCGAGGAGTCGACATCGGCGGGACCACAGCTGTATCCGAAGTACGCGCCCGTTCCGGCCGCGATGTTCGCCGTCGGGATGCTCCTCGGCGAGCCACGACTCACCCTCGGGGCCGTGGCCGCCGGGTCGAGTCTTCTCCTGTACGTCCTCGGCCGCGACGTCGCCGACCGCACGACCGGGCTCGTCGCCGTCTGCCTGTTGGCGACCGCGCCGCTGTTCGTGCTCTCGTCGTCGGTGTTCCTCCCCTACGCCCCCACGACGTTCTGGAACCTCGCGTTCGCCGTCGCGTACCTCCGCGCGGTCCGGCGGGACAGCCGTCGCTACGCCGTCGCCGCGGGCGTCGCCGTCGGCGTCGCCTTCTTCGCACGTCCCTACACCGCGGTGGTGTTCGCCGCACCGTTCATCGCCCACACGCTGTGGCGGCTGTGGCGAGGGGTCCAGAGTGGGCGGATGAGACGGCGGATCGAACTCGCGACCGCCATTTCGGTCCCCGGTCTCTGCTTCGTCGCCCTCACCCTCGCGTACAACGTGGTTGTGACCGGGTCGGCAACGACGTTCCCCTATCAGGCCTTCGCCCCCCGCGACGGACTCGGCTTCGGCGAACGGGAGATCCTCGGCTACACCGAACAGTACACGCCCGCGCTCGGGGTCGAAGCCGCTGTCGAGGCGCTGTCGCTCTTCGTCACGGCGTTCGCCCCGCTCGGCGTCCTCGGCGTCGTGCTCGCGGCCGCCGGCGTGTCCGTCGCGCTGCGCGAAGCGTGGGTCGACCAAGAGGAGAGTCTAGTGGTGTTCGGGCTCGTCCCGGCTGTCGTCCTCGGCAACGTCTACTTCTGGGGGACGCTCAACGGGCTCCGAAACGGACTCATCGACCTCCTCGGACCGTTCTACCACTTCGACCTCCTGGTGCCGGTGTCGCTGTTCGGTGCCGTCGGCCTCGTCACGCTCGCCCGCCGGGTCCGCGCCGCCGTCTCCGCCCGGCTATCCCCGGGTCGCGCCCGTCTCGTGCTCGTCCTGTGTCTCGTCTGTGCGGCCCCCGTCGTCGCGAGCGCCGAGCGGGCGGCGCTGTCGGAACCCTGGGCGGAGAACCGCCAGCGGACCGAGAACCTCGGGGCGACGTACGAACCGTTCCACGACGAGACGTTCGACGACGCGCTCGTCTACACGCCTGACCCCTACGGCGACTGGCAGCAACACCCCTTCCAGTACCTCCGCAACGACCCCGGTTTCGACGGCTCGTCGCTCTACGTCCTCGACGAGGGGCCCGACGCCGACGTCCGCGCGCTCGACGCGACGACACGGACGCCGTACCGCTTCACCTACCGCGGCGAGTGGACCGGTGCCGTCACCCCCGTCGAACCGGAACTGACCCGGCTTCGCGTCCTCGAGGGGGAGCGCGTGTCGGCGACCTCCCGCTTCGGGGCCCCCGACGGCGCGACGTCGGCCTCGATTCGGCTGGAGACCGAATCGGACGTCGCCCGCTATCGCGTCGACTCCGCCGACGGACACGTCTCGGTGGCGTGGGACCTCTCGGCTCAGGGCGCGTCGGTGACGAACCACCCGCAGGCGGCGGGTCCGACGCGCGTCGACCTCCCGTCCGGCGCGAGCGAGGTCGACCTCGTCGTCCGGTTCGCTACCGTGGGCGGCGCGTCGGTCACCTACCGGCAGGAGGCGACCGTCTCCGCGGAGGACGGGCGCATCCGGGTCCTCTGGCCGCCCGAGACGAGGGTTTGTCGGCTCCGCCCCGAGTGTGGCACCGAGGGGACGTGGGTCGGCCCCGACGGGGAGTACCTCTCCGGCGTCTCCGTCGAGACGGCCGCGCGGGTCGCCACGACGGACTCCTGA
- a CDS encoding alpha-1 4-glucan-protein synthase encodes MSQDICVVVPTIREYECVRAYVENARHHGFDTDRLFFVLVTEDFCDSEAMTEMLADLDVAGEVFDGSRREEWFEAHGVSEFSHLVPAASHAQTSFGLLYLWANDFAYGVFIDDDTLPHEEWDFFGRHMANLAFEGEVESVRSDEHWVNVLYQAFDDHGLYPRGYPYAAMDETVERGVTDVDYVVASQGLWTNVPDLDAVRILMDGDLRGQAQTRTTRDHFTGDFVADPGQYLTVCSMNLAFRREVVPAFYQLPMDDNAWDVGRFDDIWSGVFLKRAADLLGHDVLSGFPLCEHNKAPRPTFDDLNNEVPGLELNEHLWEYVDEVGDDATSYAEAFRAMADRLAEGDFSDLNNGAFLNHCGEYMRDWLACLDALAAVEPQPAPADD; translated from the coding sequence ATGAGTCAGGACATCTGCGTCGTCGTCCCAACCATCAGAGAGTACGAGTGCGTGCGGGCCTACGTGGAGAACGCCCGACATCACGGATTCGACACCGACCGCCTCTTCTTCGTCCTCGTGACGGAGGACTTCTGCGACAGCGAGGCGATGACCGAGATGCTCGCCGACCTCGACGTCGCCGGCGAGGTGTTCGACGGCAGCCGTCGTGAGGAGTGGTTCGAAGCCCACGGGGTGTCGGAGTTCTCCCACCTCGTCCCGGCGGCGAGTCACGCCCAGACGAGTTTCGGGCTGTTGTACCTGTGGGCGAACGACTTCGCGTACGGCGTCTTCATCGACGACGACACCCTGCCGCACGAGGAGTGGGACTTCTTCGGGCGGCACATGGCCAACCTCGCGTTCGAGGGTGAGGTCGAATCCGTTCGGTCCGACGAGCACTGGGTGAACGTCCTCTACCAGGCGTTCGACGACCACGGCCTCTACCCCCGCGGGTACCCCTACGCCGCCATGGACGAGACGGTCGAACGAGGTGTCACGGACGTCGACTACGTCGTCGCCTCACAGGGGCTGTGGACCAACGTGCCCGACCTCGACGCCGTCCGCATCCTGATGGACGGCGACCTGCGGGGACAGGCACAGACCCGAACGACGAGAGACCACTTCACCGGCGACTTCGTCGCCGACCCGGGCCAGTATCTCACCGTCTGCTCGATGAACCTCGCGTTCCGCCGCGAGGTGGTCCCCGCGTTCTACCAGCTCCCGATGGACGACAACGCGTGGGACGTCGGCCGCTTCGACGACATCTGGTCGGGCGTCTTCTTGAAGCGCGCCGCGGACCTCCTCGGTCACGACGTGCTCTCGGGCTTCCCGCTCTGTGAGCACAACAAGGCCCCCCGGCCGACGTTCGACGACCTGAACAACGAGGTTCCCGGCCTCGAACTCAACGAACACCTCTGGGAGTACGTCGACGAGGTCGGTGACGACGCCACCTCCTACGCCGAGGCGTTCCGCGCGATGGCCGACCGACTCGCCGAGGGCGACTTCTCCGACCTGAACAACGGCGCATTCTTGAACCACTGCGGCGAGTATATGCGCGACTGGCTCGCGTGTCTCGACGCGCTGGCGGCCGTCGAGCCACAGCCCGCGCCGGCGGACGACTAG
- a CDS encoding ABC transporter permease, protein MATDQGITQETADDPLPLGLTVAAAGVAAAVLLPLVWLFRTAFDVGSAEAVALLTRPTTLEVFVNSALLVAGVTGASIVLGVPLAYLTVRTDLPFARFWTVAVSLPLVIPSYIGAFAFVSAFGPRGAFQRLLAPLGVESLPEIYGFHGAVLVLTLYTYPYVYITTRAALKSLDTTLIDAARTLRHSRREAFRHVTLPHIRPAVAAGALLVALYTLSDFGTPAIMQFDAFTRVIYVEFNAFGRDTATLLSLQLVGLTVFILALESKVSGNERTAAGGRSSDVVALGRWTLPALALCAGVAGLALVVPLGILLTWLGDTTAVGQGLAFRPEYALNSVGVSAAAALAATLAGLPVAYLAAKRDSRLAMLAERATYVGYAVPGVVLGLALVFLGTTVATPIYQTTFLLVFAYVVRFLPQAVGSLRASFLRVDPALPEAARTLGRTSVGAFRSVTLPLVAPGLLGGAALVFLTTMKELPATLLLRPSGFKTLVVHIWTAYAAGYFGQAAIPALILLGVSGLSMLVILSQEGYDVR, encoded by the coding sequence ATGGCGACAGACCAGGGAATCACACAGGAGACGGCCGACGACCCGCTCCCGCTCGGCCTCACGGTCGCGGCAGCAGGTGTCGCAGCAGCCGTGCTCTTGCCCCTGGTCTGGCTCTTCCGAACGGCGTTCGACGTCGGGTCGGCCGAGGCGGTCGCGCTCCTCACCCGCCCCACGACGCTCGAGGTGTTCGTCAACAGCGCCCTCCTCGTCGCCGGGGTGACCGGCGCGTCCATCGTTCTGGGCGTGCCGCTCGCGTACCTCACCGTCCGGACGGACCTCCCGTTCGCGCGCTTCTGGACCGTGGCCGTCTCGCTCCCGCTCGTAATTCCGAGCTACATCGGGGCCTTCGCGTTCGTCTCGGCCTTCGGACCGAGAGGCGCGTTCCAGCGACTCCTCGCACCCCTGGGTGTGGAGTCCCTGCCCGAGATCTACGGCTTTCACGGCGCCGTCCTCGTGCTCACCCTGTACACCTACCCGTACGTGTACATCACGACGCGAGCGGCGCTGAAGTCGCTCGACACGACGCTCATCGACGCCGCGCGGACGCTCAGACACTCCCGCCGAGAGGCGTTTCGCCACGTCACCCTCCCACACATTCGTCCGGCAGTCGCGGCGGGAGCGCTCCTGGTGGCGCTGTACACCCTCTCGGACTTCGGGACCCCGGCCATCATGCAGTTCGACGCGTTCACGCGCGTCATCTACGTGGAGTTCAACGCCTTCGGCCGGGACACGGCGACGCTCCTCTCGCTTCAGCTCGTCGGCCTGACGGTGTTCATCCTCGCGCTGGAGTCGAAGGTCAGCGGGAACGAGCGCACGGCGGCCGGCGGCCGGTCGAGCGACGTGGTCGCGCTCGGCCGGTGGACGCTCCCGGCGCTCGCCCTCTGTGCGGGGGTTGCCGGGCTCGCACTCGTCGTCCCGCTCGGCATCCTGCTCACCTGGCTCGGCGACACGACGGCGGTGGGCCAGGGCCTCGCGTTCCGCCCCGAGTACGCGCTGAACTCGGTCGGCGTGTCCGCGGCCGCCGCGCTCGCGGCGACGCTCGCCGGCCTGCCGGTGGCGTACCTCGCCGCGAAGCGCGACTCGCGGCTCGCGATGCTCGCCGAGCGCGCGACCTACGTCGGCTACGCGGTCCCGGGCGTCGTCCTGGGGCTGGCGCTGGTGTTCCTCGGGACCACCGTCGCGACGCCCATCTACCAGACCACGTTCCTGCTGGTGTTCGCGTACGTCGTCCGGTTCCTCCCACAGGCGGTGGGGTCGCTCCGGGCGTCGTTCCTCCGCGTCGACCCCGCGCTCCCGGAGGCCGCGCGAACGCTCGGGCGGACGTCCGTCGGCGCCTTCCGCTCGGTGACGCTCCCGCTCGTCGCCCCCGGCCTGCTGGGCGGCGCGGCGCTCGTCTTCCTGACGACGATGAAGGAGCTCCCGGCGACCCTGTTACTCAGGCCGTCTGGGTTCAAGACGCTCGTCGTCCATATCTGGACCGCCTACGCGGCCGGATACTTCGGTCAGGCGGCAATCCCCGCGCTCATCCTCCTCGGCGTGTCGGGGCTGTCGATGCTGGTCATCCTCTCACAGGAGGGATACGATGTCAGATAG